The following nucleotide sequence is from Treponema pectinovorum.
AGATAGCGTTGATGCGGATTTTGGTGACGAGTGGATTGCTAATTTAAAAGAAGTTTTAAAAGATAGAAAACCCGATTATTTAGTTGTGCATCACATGGAAATGGATCATTCAAGCAACATAATGAAATTCATTGAATGCTATCCTGAAGCAAAAATTGTAGCGTCTAAAGTTGCGTTTACAATGATGAAAAATATGTTTTTTACAGACTTTCCTGAAAAGCAGGTTGTTGTAGGAGAAGGCTCAAAGCTTGAACTTGGTAAACATTGCCTTAACTTTATTACCGCACAAAATGTTCACTGGCCAGAAGTAATAATGGGTTACGAAAGTTCTGAAAAAGTTATGTTTACGGCAGATGGTTTTGGAAAATTTGGTGCAATAGAAGAAGGCTCAAATGAAGAATGGAAAGACGAAGCACGTCGCTATTATTTTGCAATCGTAGGAAAATTTGGTCAGTTTGTTCAGGCGGTTTTGAAAAAACTTCCTGCTTTTGAAATAAAAAAAATATGTTCACTCCACGGACCAGTTTTAGATTCTAATATAGGCGAATACGTAAAGTCTTATGATATTTGGTCTTCTTATGCGCCCGAAGAAGACGGAGTATTTATTGCTTATACTTCCGTATATAGAAATACAAAAAAAGCTGCAGAATTGTTGGCAAAAATTTTGCATGAAAAAGGATGCAAAAATGTTGTAATTGCAGACCTTGCAAGAGAAGATACCGCTCAAGCGATTGCGAATGCATTTAGATACAGCAAATTGGTTTTAGCTTCTACGACGTATTGCAATGGTGTTTTCCCAAAGATGAGAGAATTTATTGAACACCTTGCACACCGTAACTTCCAGAAAAGAATGGTTGCCTTTGTTGAAAACGGAACCTGGGCTCCATCTGCGGCAAAAACAATGACAACACTTTTAGAGCCTTGCAAAGACCTTTCTATTTTGCCAGAAAAAGTTACAATCAAGATTACTATGACAGAAGAAAATAAAAAGCAATTAGAAAATCTTGCAACACAACTTTTGGCATAAGATGGAACACGTTTTAGGGTAATCCGGAGAAATTTTGCGTAAATCTCCGCGACTTACGAAAAAAAATATTGCCGACTGCAATTAAATTATAGGGCTGTCCAAAAATGAAGGGCAGTCCTTTTTTTTATTTAAAGCACGCTAAAATACATGATACAATTTGCTTATGAGAAAAATAACTGTAATAACTGGCGCAAGTTCTGGAATAGGAAAAGAATTTGCAATTCAACTTTTTAACTTATACGAAAAACTTTCTGAACCAAGAGAAATATGGCTTTTAGCACGTTCAAAAGATGCCATGACAGAAATTTCAAAATCTCTTAGCGGAAATAACGGCAAAATCGTTGTAAAGGTTTTTGCAATAGATTTAGCAGGAAAACAAGGAGCTTTTGGCTTTAACGAAATTTTGCAAAAAGAAATGCAGGACTCTCCGCTTGAAATTGAACGGCTCATAAATAATGCTGGTTTTGGAACTTACGGTCCTTTTGAAGAAACTTCTACCGAACGAGAATTGTCGATGATAGATTTAAACTGCACTTCTTTGACTGGTATTTGCGGATTCAGCATAAAATTTATGGCAAAAGATTCTTACATAATAAATGTTGCTTCTTTGGCCGCCTTTATGCCACTTGGAAATTTTGCAGTTTATGCAGCAACAAAAGCGTATGTGCTTTCGTTCACAGTCGCTTTAGCAGCAGAATTAAAACCAAAAGGAATAAAAGTTTGTGCACTTTGCCCCGGAAGCGTAAGCACAAATTTTGCAAACATCGCAAGCAATGGAAAACGAAAATTGGTCTGGCACGGAAAATCGCCAGAGAAAGTTGTGCGAGATTGTATAAAAAAATCTATTTCTGGCAAAAAAATAATAATCACCTTTGCAAAATGGAAAATTCTTGCCTTTTTAAGCCGTTTTATAGGCAAATTTACCGTAGCAAACTACACATTTAAATATTCTGAAAGACCTTATTAGAAAAATCTTATACACTTAATCGCAAGAATCTACTAAAATCCTATAGAAACGCAGGAGAAGAGTTTTAGCCTAAAGTTTCTAATCTTATAGCTGGAGTACAAATGCTTAAAATTTCTACAAAAGGACAGTATGCCTTGCTTTTAATGACGGACTTAGCCGACCAAGACCCAACAAAATATATTGCTCTAAAAATATTGAGCCACAGGCACAATTTAAGCCCAAAATATGCGGAACAGATTTTAATGCAACTCAGCAAGGCAGGGCTTGTAACAGGATTAAGAGGCAATAACGGCGGTTATAAACTTTCTAAAAGTCCTGAAGAATACACCGCTGGAGAAATTTTGCGCGCAATGGAAGGAGACTTAAATCCAAAAGGAAGCACAGAGGGAAAAACCGTATCAAATATTGGGAACGACGCTTTTTGGCAAGGATTTGACAACGCCGTAAACAAATACGTCGACAGTATAACGCTTGAAAAAATCGCAAAGAAAAATCGAGAATTTAATGGTTTTGATTATATAATTTAGATTTATAAAAAAAACTGTTGACTAAATATTTTCAACCTAGTATATCTATAGGTAATTAAAAAGTTTGCCTTGCGAACTTATCTTATTACGCTGACTTTGTAAAATTAAGACAGCGAGGAGAAAAATATGAAAAAGATTTTAAGTCTTTCACTTGCATTTCTTGCAGCAGTTGCAGTAAATGCACAGACCGTTCTTAAAGTTGGAGCAACTCCAGAACCTCACGCAGAAATTTTAAATCTTGTAAAAGACGATTTAAAAGCAAAGGGAATCGACTTGCAGGTTATAGAATTTACGGATTATGTAACGCCAAACGATGCTGTTGAATCTGGCGACATAGACGCAAACTATTTCCAGCACATTCCTTACCTCGATTCTTTTAATAAAGAAAGAGGATACCACCTTGTAAATGCGGCTGGAATTCACGTTGAGCCATTTGCAGTTTATTCTAACAAAATTAAGAATCTTAAAGACCTTAAGAAAAAGGCTACAGTTGCAATTCCAAATGACCCAACAAACGAGGCTCGTGCACTTCTTCTGTTGCAGGAAGCAGGTTTAATCACTTTAAAAGCTGGAGCAGGAATTGATGCAACTCCAATCGATATAAAAAATAATCCTTTAAAACTTAAATTTAAGGAAATCGAAGCCGCTTCTCTTCCGAGAGTTCTTAACGATGTGGATGCAGCAGTTATCAACGGAAATTACGCTCTCCCGGCAGGGCTTTCTGCAAAGCGAGATGGGCTTTTTATTGAAGGCTCTTCATCGCCTTATGTAAATGTAATTGCCGTTAAAGCTGGAAGCGAAAACAAACCTGCAATTCAAGAACTTATAAAAGCGCTCAAAAGCCAGAAAGTAAAGGATTTTATCTCCAAAAAATATCCAAACGGAGAAGTTGTTACTGTTTTCTAAAAAATAAAAGGATGAAAATACGAGATTTTCCAAAATCATCCTTTATGAAAGCATTTAACTTGAATGTTATAGTAAATAAAAAACGCTGCCTGATTTAGTTTTTTAGGTAGCGTTTTTTGTTTTTTCTGTGAATAATTTTATTTTCTTTAAAGACGATATTAAAATCCTGCTAAATCTTTTATCACTTCGCTAGCAATTAAAAGCCCGGCAACCGGAGGAACAAAAGAATTGCTGCCTGGCACTCTTTTTTCTGTTTCTTGATGGCGAATCGGAGTTTCTGTTGAATACAAACATTTTAATTTTTTTACACCACGCTTTTTTAATTCCGCTCTCATAACCCTTGCAAGCGGACAAACACTCGTGTTGTAAATATCTGCAATTTTTAAGAGCGAAGGTTCAATTTTATTTCCTGCTCCCATGCAACTCATAACAGGAACCTCTGCCTTTTGCGCCTTTTGGATTATTTCTATCTTCCCTTTTACCGTATCTATGCAATCCACGACATAGTCGTAACAAGAAAAATCAAATTGAGCCGATGTTTCTGGCAAAAAAAAGACTTTATGCTTTACGACTTTGCAGTCTGGGTTTATGTCTAAAATTCTTTGTTCTGCAACATCAACCTTGTTTTTGCCGACTGTTGAATGCAAAGCATAAATTTGACGGTTTATATTTGAAAAACACACTTTATCATCATCGACTATATCCAAAAATCCAATTCCTGCTCGTGCAAGTGCCTCCACAACATAACTGCCAACACCACCGATTCCAAATACGATGACACGAGCATGCGAAAGTTTTTGCATTTTTTCTTTGCCAAAAATCAGTTGAGTTCTTTCAAAAAGTTCTTCGCTCATAAAATGATTTTCGGCAAATATATTCGACAGATAAAATTAAGTTCTAAACAAATTTATTTCGTCGCCCATTTGCTTTATAGAATCCGCCATTTTTTTAGAAATCAGAGAAAGCGCAGAACCTGTTTCATTTATCTTTTTTGCACCAACACCCATTTCCTGCATGCTATTTTTCATAAGAGATGAACTATTTTGCAAAAGTTGGATTTCTTTTAAAATTTGCGCATTGCCTTCGCTCATTTCTTTTGATGCCATGCGAACTTCTAGCGTGCTGTCATTCATAGCGTGCAGGGCCTCATTTATTTGCTGAGAACCTGTTGCCTGTTCTTCCATTGCAGAGCGAATCTGTCTTACAAGTTCATCTGTTTCTTGGATTTTTCCAGCAACGCTCATAAATGCATCGCTAGAATCGTGGCTTGCATTTACAACTGTTTGAATTGATTCTTGAATTCCCTGCAACTGCTCGCCAATCGTTTTTGATTGAAGCGTTGAAGTTTCCGAAAGTTTTCGAATTTCATCAGCAACAACAGAAAAACCTTTTCCTGCCTCGCCCGCATGCGCCGCTTCTATTGCCGCATTCATAGCCAAAAGATTTGTCTGTTCTGCAATGGACGATATAACGGCATTTGCTTCCTGCAAAGATTGCGATTGGTTTCGTATCAATTCAATTTTATCGTTTACATTTAACTGCAATTCTGAACCGCTTTTTGCACGATTTTGCAAATCTGCGAATGAAGCAGCCATCTTATCCATAGATTTATTTACAGAGTCGATATTTCCTATCATCTGCTCTACGGCGGCAGATGCCTGATTTACACCTGCAGTTTGATTTTCGACCATCTTTTCAAGCGAAGCAACATTGGATGCAATTTCGTTAACCGCACCTGCAGTTTCGTCTACACTGTCAACCTGATTGTTTATCTGACCATGAACAGAATTTATATTTGCAAGAATTTGTGTGATTGAACTTGTTGCATCCTGCGTACTTGCGTTTAGGTCTTCTCCTGCTTGCGCAAGGTTTCCACTAACGCCTTTTAGACTGATAATCATCGCCTGCAATTTTTCTGTAAATTTATTAAAGCCCTTTATAACATCGCCAACTTCATCATTAGAGAAGTTTTTGATTCTTTTTGTAAGATCTGCGTGTCCTGTTGCGATTTCGTTTATGCTGTTTTTTACAAAAATAAGTGGACGACTAGTCATAATTACAACAAGCATTGTTAAAGCAAAACCTATAAGAATGACTATAACAGTAAGGATAATCGCTGTACGCGCAAGGGTATTTAAATCTGCAAAAAAATAATCGTAGGGTGCACTACAGAAAACCACCCAAGAACAATCTCCGCCAATTGGTCTGTAAACGCCACCCATTTTTTTATTGGTAAAAGTATCGACAAAGATACCACTGCCAGTTTTTCCAGAGCAGGCCTCATTTAAGAATTTATACATGCTGGAATTTTTATCTATTTCATTTATGCTATTTCCGTTTGCAGTTCTGTTTCCGTTTGCATTACTAATAAGGGTTTTTGTTTCAATATCTAAAATATAAGGGTGATATCCATCACCTATATCTATTTTTTTTACAGTTTCTTCCAACATATCCCCAAGAACAACAGAAACTATTACCCCAATTATTTTATTATCATAATCGTAAACAGGAACTGAATAAAACATTAAACTCTGTCCCTTTCTCACGGTATCTATAACCTGAGGCTTAGAAACATAGCGTTTGCCTGTGATGGGAATTTTAAAGTAATCAGAATTAGGGCGACTTATTCGCTGTCCGTCAGAAATTATTGTATTTCCTTCCTTATCGATAAAAATAATATTTTCATAACGATTTGGGAATTTCCTGGCAATATCACGCAATGCTTCACATTTTTCTTCTAAACTTGCCTTATTTGAATTAAAAATATGCAGAGCCGCTAAATTTTCTAATAGCTTAAATTCGGAATCGTTATTGTTGCGTATTATATTTACAACATTTGAAGTAATTTCTACCATATGATTTTTAACAGACTTTTTTAAGGCTCTTTGGGAAATCATAAACATTCCCACTCCAATAGAAAGACCAGAAAACAAAATCAACCCTATAACCAAAATGCCAAGTTTTACTTTTATAGTAACCTTCATAATTTACAGACCCCTTATACTAGCGTTACGAGAAATTTGTCGACAAAAATATTATTTTTATGCCAAGAATTTTAATTTAGTTAGAGAGAATACATCTATATGCTTAATGCATACTTAATTTTTTATAAATTTCTTTTTATATAACAAGAAATCCTATTGCAAGTAAAAATAGTTTGATATAAAACTATTTTATGACAAACGAAGAGTTTATGCACAAAGCCATAGAACTTGCAAAAAAAGGCTTAGGCTTTACAAATCCAAACCCGCTTGTTGGAGCGGTAATCGTAAAAAATGGCAAAATAATTGCAGAAGGCTATCATAAAAAAATTGGTAGTTTACATGCAGAACGAGAAGCCTTTAAAAATGCAAAAGAAAATAATGTGGATGTAAAAGGTGCTACACTCTTTGTTACTTTAGAGCCTTGCTGCCACACAGGCCGTCAGCCACCTTGCACACAGGCGATAATTGAAGAAGGAATTAAAGAAGTTTTTATTGGAAGCCGCGATCCAAATCCGCTTGTAAACGGAAAAGGCATAAAAACTCTACAGGATGCAGGAATAAAAGTTACACTCGATTTTTTAAAAGAGGAATGCGATTCAATAAATCCAGTTTTTTTTCATTATATAAAAACAAAAATGCCTTATGTAATTGTAAAATATGCTATGACCGCAGACGGGCAAACCGCAACTTATAAGGGAAACAGCAAATGGATTACAGGAAGCCAAGCAAGAAAAAATGTTCACAAAACTCGCTCAAATGTTATGGCAATTATGACCGGCATAGAAACCGTAAAAAAAGATAATCCGCTTCTTACTGTGCGGTTGAACGAAAAAGGCGAATACAGGCAGCCGACTAGAATTGTATTGGATTCTTGCCTTCAAATTCCTTTGCAAAGCCAGCTGGTGCAAACTGCAAAACAAGTTCCACTGATAATTTTTTGTGATAAAAATAAAGTTGATGCACAAATTTTGGCAAAAAAAAATGAATTAGAAAAACTTAGGGCAAAAATAATACAAGTTGAAAATCCCGCAAAAGAAAAACATCTGCCGATAAAAAAAATTCTCTCTGCGATTGCAGAACTTGGAATAGATTCAATTTTGGTAGAAAGCGGCGGCACTTTGAACGCAAGTTTATTTTTTGACGATAAAAATCTTGTTCAAGAAGTTCACGCTTATATTGCGCCAAAAATTTTTGGCAACGACGGAAAATCAATTTTTTCTCCTGTAAAAAACAAAGGAATTGAATTCCCAGACGAATGTATAAATTTAGGTAAGCCTGAAGTTTCATTTTTTGAAGATGATATACTTTTAAAATACACGCTTAAAGACTGCGGAGAAGAATGATGTTTACAGGAATTGTAGAAGAAACAGGAATTGTAAAATCCATCGCAAAAAACACGACATCGCTAATCTTAAAAATTTCTTGCTCGTTTGCAAAAGAGCTCGTAATTGGAGAAAGCGTCGCAGTAAATGGAGCGTGCCTTACGGTGAGCAAAAAAACTCAGGAAGATTTTGACGCAGATGTAACACCAGAAACTTTTAGAAGAACAAGCCTTTCTCTTTTAAGCACAGAAAGCATTGTAAACCTTGAGCGCGCAATGAAAGCAGACGGAAGATTCGGCGGCCACATAGTGAGCGGACACGTGGATACAACTGCGCGTTTTATAAGTTCCACAAAAGAAGAAAATGCCGTAAACATAAAACTTTCGGTCGAGTCAAAATTTGGTCGCTATATAATAGAAAAAGGCTCTGTCTGTCTCGACGGAATAAGCCTTACAGTTTCTGGAGTGGAAACGGAAGGCGAAAAAACTTTGTTCACAGTAGCAGTAATTCCGCACACTTGGCAAAATACAAATTTATGCAAAAAAAAATCGGGGCAAATTCTTAACATAGAATGCGACTTGATTGGTAAATATATAGAACATCTTTTAAATTGGGATAAAAATCAAAAAAAAGATGATGAACAAAACTTGCAATCTTTTATGACAGAATTTACGAGTTTTCATTGATGAATAAGAAATCAATTTTTAAGATTCACGAAAAAAAAGAGGTATAAGATGGAAAACACATTTAACACGATAGAAGAAGCACTGGAAGATCTAAAAAATGGAAAAATGATAATGGTGACCGACGATGAGCATCGCGAAAACGAAGGCGATTTGATATGTGCAGCTCAATTTGCAAGTCCCGAAATCGTAAATTTTATGGCAACAAACGCAAAAGGCTTAATCTGCATGCCAATAAGCAAAAAAATTGCACGCTCTCTTGAACTAGATCCAATGGTTTCGAACAATACAGACAATCACGAAACCGCTTTTACCGTTAGCATAGACCACATTGAAACATCAACAGGTATAAGCGCCTATGACCGCTCGCTTACAGCAAAAAAATTGGTAGATAAAAATTCAAAACCAGGTGATTTTAGAAGACCCGGACACATGTTTCCGTTAATAGCAAAAGATGGCGGAGTCTTTGTCAGAACCGGTCATACAGAAGCAACTGTGGACTTTTGCAGGCTTGCAGGGCTTGAAGAAGCAGGGCTTTGCTGCGAAATAATGAGTGCAGACGGACAAATGGCTCGCCTTCCAGAACTTTCCAAGCTGGCAAAGGAATGGGGATTAAAACTGGTTTCAATCGAGCAGTTAATACGATACAGAAAAGCGACCGAACCAATCGTAGAAAAAGTTGCAGAAGCAAAACTGCCCACAAAATATGGTGATTTTAAAATTGTAGGTTTTGCAGACAAGATAACAGGCACAGAACATGCAGCCTTAATTTTGGGAGATATAAGCGGAAACGAAAGCATCTTGTGCAGGGTCCACAGCGAATGCCTTACAGGAGATTGTTTTTCTTCATTAAAGTGCGATTGCGGAGATCAATTTGATGCCGCCATGAAAAAAATTGCAGAAGAAAAAAAAGGCGTTCTCATCTATCTGCGACAGGAAGGCCGAGGAATTGGACTTTTAAACAAGATAAAAGCGTATGCTTTGCAGGATAAAGGCATGGATACCGTAGACGCAAATCTTGCGCTGGGACTTCCGGCAGATGCCAGAGATTACAACTGCGGAATTCAAATATTAAAATCGCTTGGAATACACAAAATAAAACTCATGACAAACAATCCGGACAAAATAAAGCAGATAAACAGCAAAGAAAACGGAATTGAAATAACACAGCGAGTTGCTCTTTGCGTTCCAACACGACCACAAGACATTGGCTACCTTACAACAAAAAAGGTGAGGATGGGACATTTTCTTTAGTAAACAAGTTTGCGTTGCAAACTTTCCAATTTTTGCCGTTAAATTTAATACAAACGGCTGCATAAAAGTTTTCCAAAAGGGAGAAAATCTATGAATATCATTGAAGGAAAATTAGTTTCCAGAGAAGGAATTAAAATCGCAATCGTTGCTTCAAGGTTCAACGAATTTATCGTTAGCAAATTGATAGAAGGTGCACGCGACGGACTTTTAAGGCACGATGTAAAAGAAGAAAACATTTCTCTTTGCTGGGTTCCGGGCAGTTTTGAAATTCCTCTTGCAGCACAGCGCCTTGCAGAAACAAAACAATACGATGCAATAATCTGTTTGGGTGCGGTAATCCGTGGGGCAACAAGCCACTACGATTATGTTTGCGCAGAAGTTTCAAAGGGAATTGCACAGGTTTCTTTAAGAACTGGCTTGCCTGTAATGTTTGGAATTCTTACAACTGACACGATTCAACAGGCGATTGAGCGCGCAGGCACAAAAGCTGGCAACAAAGGCTACGACTGTGCTTTAGGTGCAATCGAAATGATAGATTTGGTCAGAAAAATATACTAAAATCCTAATCGATTAGCGTTTGATTTTGCGACAGCGATAGTAGAAGCTGGCGCAAAGCGCCAGTTCGTAAGCAATACAAAACTACATATTTAAGCGGAGCGAAATATCTGCATAAAAATGTTCGCTTTACACAAATTAAAAGCAAAACAAAAATTTTTGCTTACGAATGTAGCCGAAAAGGCGGAACTTCGGATAGCGCGGTTTTTGCAAAACAAAGTGGAGCAAAAAGTCGCCCAAATTTTCTAAATCAATACTCTAATTGAATTTAAGCATATATTTCTTTATCATATAAGAAAAAGGCTCCAAAATTGGCGTTGCTTTTTTGTTTGCAATCAAACTTTTATCTATAAGTAGGGTTTTGACCCAAAAGGAATTTTCTATGGAAAAACTTAACATCCTCATTGCAAAAGGAAGAATTTACGAATCTGTAGTTGAACTTTTAAAAGACGTAGGAATTTCCATCTATCTTCCAGAGCGCACTTATTATCCAATTACAAATCAGCCGGATTTGGCGTTTCAAGTTGTAAAACCGCAAATTTCAAGCGCACTTTTGGCAGACAACAAGGCAGATGTTGCATTCTCTGGCAAAGATTGGGTTTATGAAAATTCCGTTCAAGACGAAATTGAAGAAATATTGGATTTGGGTTTTGACCCCGTAAAAATCGTTGTTGCGATTCCTGAAACAGTTGATTACGAAAAATTGATAAAAACTCCACTCACAATAGCAACCGAATACCAGAATTTGAGCAAGCAATGGGTGCAATCAAAAAAAATTAATGGGAAAATTTTTAGAACTTGGGGAACTTCAGAAGGTTTTGTGCAGGACAACGAGCAGGCACTCGCACAAATTTTAATTGATAACACTTCGACAGGTTCAAGCCTTAGGGCAAACAATTTGAAAATTTGCGACACTATAATGGAATCTTCGACAAGGATGTACGCTTCAAAACTCGCGCTAAAAAATCCTGAAAAAAAACAAAAAATCCTTGAATTAAAAATGTTATTCGAAGCAGTTCTTGCGGCAAGAAGCCGAGTAATGTTAGAAATGAATGTTTCTAAAGAGAATTTTGACGCTTTAATAAGCGGCATTCCTTCTATGAAAAGCCCAACGGTTTCTCCACTTTTTGGCGACAGCGGTTATGCTGTAAAAATTGCAGTCAAAAAAAGCGAAGTTCCAACACTACTTCCAAAACTACATCAACTTGGCGCAACAGACATTTTGGAATACGCGCTTAGAAAGGTAATGCAATAATAGAATTTTGCACAAGAAAAACTATGGAACGAACAGCAACAATAAAACGCGAAACAAAAGAAACGCAGATAGAACTCACCTTAAACCTGGATGGTTCAGGAAAATGCACGGTTAAAAATCCAATCGGTTTTTTTAACCACATGTTAAATTCTTTTTGCAAGCACGGACTTTTTGACCTTTCTGGTTCAATCGCCGGAGATTTAGACGTAGACCAGCACCATCTTATAGAAGACACAGGAATCGCTTTGGGGCAAGCCTTTGCAATGGCACTAGGCGACTGCGCAGGAATAAAACGAGCCGGCTATTTTATTTACCCAATGGACGAAAGCCTTTTAAGGTGCGGAGTCGATTTTACAACAATCGAAAAAGACTCAACACAAGAGAGAAAACAAGCGACAAGTCAGGTTGCAGTGGATTTTGGTGGCAGACCATTTTGCGTATGCAATGCAAAACTCACAGGAATTCCACTCGTAAGCGTAAACGAAAAAGGAGCGCAAGAACTTTTCCAAACAGACTGCTTTGAAGATTTTTGGCAGGGGTTTTCCGCAAATGCAAAATGCAATATCCATTTGGACACAATCCGCGGCCGCTCAGACCATCACAAAATAGAAGGACTTTTTAAAGCTGCCGCAAGAGCCCTCCGCGAAGCTGTTTCGATAGACCCACGCAGAAACGGCGAAATTCCTTCCACCAAAGGAAAAATTTAATCAGGACGAAGCCGCTCTACTCGACCGTCCCGCCGCCACTCGCTACGCTCGGTGCTACGCACTGCCTTATGGCATGGCTCTGGCACGGCGTAAGTATTATAAAAATTAAAACAATTATTTTTCTCGCTGGTTATTCGGAAAAAATTCGACTTACCTTAGTTTTTTGTATTCCGCGGATACCGCTTTATAGCCAAGTACGGAAAATGGTAAGCTACCGCAATCCATCTGCTTTACAGAATACTCAGGGAAAAAATCCTGCGCTATAGCTTTATATATCTGGAATTGGTTTTCAGAACCACAAATATACATATCGATTTGTTCGTCTACTTTTTTTAAATCGCAGTTTTTATCTTCCTCTTTATTTAGATTTTTAGAATCCGTATCAGATTTTGATTTAAAACCAAAAGCTGCACTTATCGCCTGTAAAACTCCGCCATTTAAAACCCCTTCCAAATAGCTATGCCGTTGTTCCGCAGTAGAATCTGTAAAAAGCAACAAAGAGCGAGCTATATAGATTGCACGGTTAAACCCATAGTTTTGAAGATTCCTATAGCCTAGCCTAACCATTTCGGTATCGATTTTTTCATATTCACCTTCAAGCGAGGAAGCCAATATCGTCTGACTCTTTAAAGCTTTAAAAAGTTCGCCAGTAATCGTCGAAACGATATTCACAATACTTCCATCTTTTACAGCAGCAACCTGTGTATGAGAACCAGGCAGAACAAAGATAAAATTCCCTTTTGAAGCAGAAAAAGAACTCATAATTCCGCATATCTCTGTTTCTTCCCCACGCATATTATTTATTTTGTCCACATTTTCAGCGGTTATTTTACA
It contains:
- a CDS encoding riboflavin synthase, whose protein sequence is MFTGIVEETGIVKSIAKNTTSLILKISCSFAKELVIGESVAVNGACLTVSKKTQEDFDADVTPETFRRTSLSLLSTESIVNLERAMKADGRFGGHIVSGHVDTTARFISSTKEENAVNIKLSVESKFGRYIIEKGSVCLDGISLTVSGVETEGEKTLFTVAVIPHTWQNTNLCKKKSGQILNIECDLIGKYIEHLLNWDKNQKKDDEQNLQSFMTEFTSFH
- the hisG gene encoding ATP phosphoribosyltransferase; protein product: MEKLNILIAKGRIYESVVELLKDVGISIYLPERTYYPITNQPDLAFQVVKPQISSALLADNKADVAFSGKDWVYENSVQDEIEEILDLGFDPVKIVVAIPETVDYEKLIKTPLTIATEYQNLSKQWVQSKKINGKIFRTWGTSEGFVQDNEQALAQILIDNTSTGSSLRANNLKICDTIMESSTRMYASKLALKNPEKKQKILELKMLFEAVLAARSRVMLEMNVSKENFDALISGIPSMKSPTVSPLFGDSGYAVKIAVKKSEVPTLLPKLHQLGATDILEYALRKVMQ
- a CDS encoding bifunctional 3,4-dihydroxy-2-butanone-4-phosphate synthase/GTP cyclohydrolase II, which translates into the protein MENTFNTIEEALEDLKNGKMIMVTDDEHRENEGDLICAAQFASPEIVNFMATNAKGLICMPISKKIARSLELDPMVSNNTDNHETAFTVSIDHIETSTGISAYDRSLTAKKLVDKNSKPGDFRRPGHMFPLIAKDGGVFVRTGHTEATVDFCRLAGLEEAGLCCEIMSADGQMARLPELSKLAKEWGLKLVSIEQLIRYRKATEPIVEKVAEAKLPTKYGDFKIVGFADKITGTEHAALILGDISGNESILCRVHSECLTGDCFSSLKCDCGDQFDAAMKKIAEEKKGVLIYLRQEGRGIGLLNKIKAYALQDKGMDTVDANLALGLPADARDYNCGIQILKSLGIHKIKLMTNNPDKIKQINSKENGIEITQRVALCVPTRPQDIGYLTTKKVRMGHFL
- the ribH gene encoding 6,7-dimethyl-8-ribityllumazine synthase, producing MNIIEGKLVSREGIKIAIVASRFNEFIVSKLIEGARDGLLRHDVKEENISLCWVPGSFEIPLAAQRLAETKQYDAIICLGAVIRGATSHYDYVCAEVSKGIAQVSLRTGLPVMFGILTTDTIQQAIERAGTKAGNKGYDCALGAIEMIDLVRKIY
- a CDS encoding imidazoleglycerol-phosphate dehydratase, whose translation is MERTATIKRETKETQIELTLNLDGSGKCTVKNPIGFFNHMLNSFCKHGLFDLSGSIAGDLDVDQHHLIEDTGIALGQAFAMALGDCAGIKRAGYFIYPMDESLLRCGVDFTTIEKDSTQERKQATSQVAVDFGGRPFCVCNAKLTGIPLVSVNEKGAQELFQTDCFEDFWQGFSANAKCNIHLDTIRGRSDHHKIEGLFKAAARALREAVSIDPRRNGEIPSTKGKI
- a CDS encoding 2-dehydro-3-deoxygalactonokinase; this translates as MYNVYFDSGTTNTRMYVFNDKGELVFKSEKAVGSKDAALSGDRDLLSRELHHLLENCCVESKIDWKDVGEIWMSGMITSPNGIVEVPHITVPVDLHKLAQNVFVFYEKKFFKKEIHFIPGIKSLPAECKITAENVDKINNMRGEETEICGIMSSFSASKGNFIFVLPGSHTQVAAVKDGSIVNIVSTITGELFKALKSQTILASSLEGEYEKIDTEMVRLGYRNLQNYGFNRAIYIARSLLLFTDSTAEQRHSYLEGVLNGGVLQAISAAFGFKSKSDTDSKNLNKEEDKNCDLKKVDEQIDMYICGSENQFQIYKAIAQDFFPEYSVKQMDCGSLPFSVLGYKAVSAEYKKLR